The following is a genomic window from Spartobacteria bacterium.
CATACACTGTACCCAGTATTTTCAGTTCTGGATTATGACGTAACGCCATTTCGACCAACGCATTCACCGGTGGATCATCATGCACCCCGCAAACATTTTCCGGCCGGCCATGGTCAAATAAATGCAGTTTTTCCGGATCACTGGCCACAGTGAATACCAAAGGAATCTCTTTTACTTTCTTCAGAGCGGCCATCAGTGCCGGAGTGGTAACGGTAACAATTAAATCGGGATCATCCGAAAGCGCGGCATCCATGATTTGAGGCAGCTGCGCAATCTCTCCCTGCGCGTTATAGGACGCGATCACATAATCGTTATTTGCAGCAAATCCCATGGTCTGCAATCCCTCTTCCACGCCCTTGACCGCCAAATCCAGCGAAGAATTTTCGACCAGGCTGACCAACGCAATGCGATGGGGCGCACCGTGTGCCTTCCCCGCATGAAAGTAACGATCACATCGGGTCAGGATGTCCTGCGGGAAAGGAACGTTCAACGCCTTTGCAGCTGCGAGATCGACCGTTATTTCATTCTTTTGGCTCTGTGCTATAGGCATGTCTTTCGGCGATTCACCCAGAAGAACGCGGCAGACCATTTCAGCCGTTTGTTTTCCGTCGCTGTACAACCCCGGTGCAAAAGACATCAATGCTCCGCTGCCCATCAGTGAAATGTCTTCTGCCAGCAGCGGAATCCCTCTATCCGTGCAGTATCGAATGACCAGCGGCAGGGCGTTGTATGCGGTGTTATCCCCTATGGCAAAATATAGATCGATCTGCCTGGACAAAAGAGCCTGTGCACTTTCTGCCACGTCACTGGTATTCGCCACAGTCACGGTTACCAGCTCGAAACCACATCGACCAAAAATGCGTTGTAAATGCGCGACTTCTTTGACGGCATTGGCTTCTGCGGGATTTTACAGCACTCCAATACGACGAGAATCAGGAAATAACAGACGTACAATCTTTGCCAGTTCTTCCGGAGGAAGCGACCTCGCCACACCGGTTACACGCGGCAAATGATTGGTCATGTCCGTTCCCGCCCCCGCTTCCAGAGGCGCAGCAACGATCCCGAAGACCACATCCTGATCCTTTGCGCATGTCAGAGCGGCTGCCAGGCAGGGCGTAGATAAGGGCACCAGCACATCGGGATGTTCCTTCGTCAATGATTTCATGATCTGAGGCAGCAGCGACATATTTCCGCTGGCATGCTGTACCGTCAATTTCAAATTCTCACCTTCGATGAATCCATGCTCTGTCATCCCGTCCTTGAAGCCCTGCAGTGCCATTTCAAATACTGTCAACGGCGCATAATAACACAGGGCCACGGAATACATCTCTCCGGGATCAGGCTGCATGTTGCTATCTTTTACAGCGATATAACCGGCTTCGGCTTGCCTGCGAATCGCATCAGTCATACGCCAGACGGATTCATCACCGAAAACGGACGGATTGACCTGCAAACGCTCCGGCACCACATTATCAATAGAAAAGTCGGCAGGCGATGCGCCCTCAAGGATATCGGCAGCCATATTCGCGGTATACTGACCCACCGTTTCATAATCGGCTCCTAAACCAAACAGCGCCCCGTCATTCGTATCCAGTGGATCATTGGTAAAGACAACCACATCGGCCTGCTGTGCGGTGTGAATGATCATTTTTGCTGCATTGTTGGCGACGGTATCCCCGCCGATCCAAATGGCATCTACACCCTTTGTCAGCAAAGAACGCAAGGCATCCCCCACTTCCACACTTTGCGTGGCCGTCGCCTCGATCAATGTGATCCCCAATCGTTGACAGGCCTCCCTGGCTTGGATCACACACGTTTCGGAACATTGTTCTCCTGGATTCCAGACCACACCCACGCGTTTTAACGAGGGATTGAGCTCTTTCGCGATCTCAAAAGTGCGCTGAACCGGCTGAAAAGTGCCGATCCCTGCCAAATAAGGCGGGTGCGCGTCGGGTGCCCTTCCACTGATGCCCACCCCTGCTCCCTGAGGGAAGGTCACCGCCCCGAAAATATGTGGTTTCTTTATTTTTTGATTGGCCTTTGCAACGACCTGCAACGATACCGTGCTCGAAGTAATGAGTAGATCGTAATCGCCCTTAACCATTTCCCCGGCAATGGCATTGGCTGTGGCAAAGTCGCCTTGAGAATTGAATATACGAAGATTGGCATCATCTTTTTCAAGCCAGCCGCGACGGGCTAATGTATCTCGTATTCCTTGCACGTGTTCATCCAGCAGCGTCGTCGATGTAAACTGCATCACGGCAATTCGCGGTTTACTCCGTGCCCTGGTTCGCTTTGTTGACGGACCGCGATGTTCTAAATCCGAAAATAGAAGCACTGAAGATGCGGCCGCAATCAAAAGAATCGCCAGCCAGAGATGAGTCAAAACACGCATAATCCGCCTCATTCATTACGTATTAAAGGACAAAAAGTCGCAGGCCGATTAGACCATGGACATCAGAGTAAATGCAGATTCAAGAATAGGCATTTCCGGCTTCGACAATCGATCAAGTCTTTCCATCATTTCTTCTGTCTGCCGAATTCGCTCCTGCCCCTGAAAGACGGTCATGTTTGCCGACTGCGCGGTCAGCGCAGGCAGCATATCAGAATGAAATATCGCCGTTTGAGGACTATGCAGCGCAAGCAACAGTAAATCACGCTGCCACAGCAGCACGTACCGCATGATCTCTGCGCGGGTTTTTCGTACGGACGATTCAATCCTTGCTTGAGCAACATCGTTTTCTATGTCGTCATCGTGCTGCTTTTCCTCGGATTCGATGGTTGACCGGATACCACTCAGCAATGCCATCAGTTGTCCGGCAAGCCTTGTGGCATCCAGAGGACTGCACAGCTTCGCCGCCAGCATCTCGTTCAGCGGTTCGCTCCAGTCGGTCCTCTGCTTCAGCTGCGGCTCCGGCAGTGAAATCGTCTGACAGCGCGATTTAATTGTGGGAAGCAGGGCATGCGGGGCCTGTGTTAACAACAGCATCATGGTCTGCGGCGGCGGTTCTTCCAATGTTTTGAGAAACGCATTCGCCGACTGATCATTCATGCGGTCTGCATCAAAAATAATCAGCATCTTCCATCCGCCTTCGAACGCTGATGACGCCAGCCATTTAAGTGTTTCACGCATGGCTTCAACGCCGATAACCCGGCTTTTCTTTACGGGTTCTATGACTAAGATATTCGCATGTGAAAAATGTTCAACGCGACGACAGGCTGAACACCTCCCGCAAGGCGGATGATCTGACGTACACATCAAACGCTGTGCCACACCTTTCGCCCATGCCGTTCCTGCCCCTCGCGGATCGGCATCGATGATGTAGGCATGAGCCATTTTCCCGGCACGGCGACAGCGTTCAAAGCATTGAAGACTTTCCGATAAGCGATTAGAGGTTGAATTCACGAGCCACACATTCCCATACCTGTTCCGTCACATCCTCTGTTTTTCCTGCGCCGGCGATGGTCGTAAATCGTTCGGGCCAGCGTTTTGCTAAATTCAAATAACCGGAGCGTACCCGTTCATGAAATTCCCGATCTTCCAGCTCAATGCGATCCTTTTTACCGCCGTTTCGCAACAGCCGCTCCGCTAGCCGCTGAAAACCAAGTTCGACATCAACATCCAGCAGCAAGGTAAGATCAGGGACGGCTTCCCGTACAGCAAAGGCGTTTATGGCCAACAACTTATCTACTTCAAATCCTCGACCATAGCCCTGATAAACGGTCGTAGAATCCATAAAGCGATCTGAAATAACCCATGTGCCTTGTTCCAGTGCCGGAATAATCACCCGCTGCACCAACTGTGCCCGACTGGCAGCAAAAAGGAGCACTTCGCATGCATCAACTATGGGTTCTTCGGCTTTGTTATATTGCAGAATACCGCGAATCGCCTCGCCCGTTCGTGTTCCGCCCGGCTCCCGCGTATACAGCACGGTGAAACCTTTCTCCTGTAATCGGGTCATTAAACGATTGGCCTGCGTGGTTTTACCACTGCCTTCAGGACCTTCAAATGTTATAAATCTGCCACGTTCCATGCCTACCTACTTTCTTTGTACTTTCGGCCCGTCGGGCGTATCTTTGACAATCCATCCTTTTGCAAGAATGGCATCACGTACACGATCCGCTTCCGCCCAGTCTTTGTTCTTCCGTGCCTGCCGGCGTGCTTCAACCAGCGTCCAGACGGATGCATCGGCCGTTTCTTCGACGTCGGAAATTACGAAGCCAAGCACATCATCGAACTGCTGCAGCAGATTCTGAATTTCTCCAGCATCTTCCGCAGTCAGCGCGTCCTCATCCATCCTCCGGTTCCCCTCGTGAACCAGTTCAAAAACAGCTGCAAGAGCTTTAGAAATATTTAAATCATCATCCATGCCCGCCACAAAATTTTCGCGACATTTCACGATGAAGTCAGCCGTCAAGGTCTCGACGGCTTCCCTCGAAATGTTCTGGAGACGCGCCTGAAATTCGTCCAATCGACGCAAGGCCGCACGCGCGGCATGCAATGCATCAAAGCTAAAATTCAGGCTCTGACGATAATGAGTCGAGATCAATACATAGCGTATTTCCCGTCCTGTATATCCTTTTTCAATGATGTCCCGCAACGTATAGAAGTTTCCTAGTGATTTGGACATCTTCTTGCCATCAACCACCAAGTGCGCGCAGTGCATCCAATAACGAGAAAAAGGTTGTCCCGTAGCGGCTTCACTCTGGGCCATTTCATCTTCATGATGAGGGAATATATTATCAACCCCGCCCGTGTGAATATCTAATGAGGGACCCAGATATTTCATAGCCATGGCGGAACATTCGATGTGCCAGCCCGGCCGCCCCCTGCCCCAAGGAGAATTCCACACGACATCACCGTCGCGCTCATCCCAGGCTTTCCACAAGGCAAAATCGGCAAGATTTTCTTTGTCGTATTCGTCCTGTGCCACGCGGGCTCCGGCGCGTAATCCCTCTTTGTCCAGATGCGCCAGCTTGCCATAGGGCTCATAGCGGGAAATGCTGAAGTAAACCGAGCCGTCTTCTGACTGATAGGCCACCCCTTTTTCCATGAGTATGCGAATCAGCCTGATCATTTCACCGATGTGATCTGTTGCCGCAGGGTACCGTTCCGCAGGAACAATATTCAGTAATTTCAAATCAGAGAAAAAGGCCTCTTTATAGGTCTTGGTATAGTCGTTGAGTGCCACACCCTCGGCAATGGAACCTTTAATGGTTTTATCATCTACATCTGTCAGATTCATCACCTGGGTGACATCATAACCGCAAAAACTCAAATAGCGCCGCAATAAATCCTCAAACACATAGGCACGAAAATTACCAATATGCGCATAATTATAAACCGTTGGGCCACAGGTATACATACCTACTTTACCCGATTCTATGGGCTCAAATTTCTCCAACTGCCGCGATAAGGTGTTCAATACATGAAAAGCCATAACTGTTGTCCTGCTTTTGTAATTCGGTTCTATGATAATAAAAAACGCGCCTATTATAGAAAGAGAAGAACGGCATACAAGCAAAGAAACTACATGATATGACCCGCCTGTCCGCCGGCTTATTTTAATAAGACGGCCAACTCATCTTTCGTGTCAAAGATGCATCGGTCCCAATGGGGAAACACCCATTCCGGACGGGACATAATCAG
Proteins encoded in this region:
- a CDS encoding DNA polymerase III subunit delta', producing the protein MNSTSNRLSESLQCFERCRRAGKMAHAYIIDADPRGAGTAWAKGVAQRLMCTSDHPPCGRCSACRRVEHFSHANILVIEPVKKSRVIGVEAMRETLKWLASSAFEGGWKMLIIFDADRMNDQSANAFLKTLEEPPPQTMMLLLTQAPHALLPTIKSRCQTISLPEPQLKQRTDWSEPLNEMLAAKLCSPLDATRLAGQLMALLSGIRSTIESEEKQHDDDIENDVAQARIESSVRKTRAEIMRYVLLWQRDLLLLALHSPQTAIFHSDMLPALTAQSANMTVFQGQERIRQTEEMMERLDRLSKPEMPILESAFTLMSMV
- a CDS encoding dTMP kinase, whose product is MERGRFITFEGPEGSGKTTQANRLMTRLQEKGFTVLYTREPGGTRTGEAIRGILQYNKAEEPIVDACEVLLFAASRAQLVQRVIIPALEQGTWVISDRFMDSTTVYQGYGRGFEVDKLLAINAFAVREAVPDLTLLLDVDVELGFQRLAERLLRNGGKKDRIELEDREFHERVRSGYLNLAKRWPERFTTIAGAGKTEDVTEQVWECVAREFNL
- a CDS encoding cysteine--tRNA ligase, with amino-acid sequence MAFHVLNTLSRQLEKFEPIESGKVGMYTCGPTVYNYAHIGNFRAYVFEDLLRRYLSFCGYDVTQVMNLTDVDDKTIKGSIAEGVALNDYTKTYKEAFFSDLKLLNIVPAERYPAATDHIGEMIRLIRILMEKGVAYQSEDGSVYFSISRYEPYGKLAHLDKEGLRAGARVAQDEYDKENLADFALWKAWDERDGDVVWNSPWGRGRPGWHIECSAMAMKYLGPSLDIHTGGVDNIFPHHEDEMAQSEAATGQPFSRYWMHCAHLVVDGKKMSKSLGNFYTLRDIIEKGYTGREIRYVLISTHYRQSLNFSFDALHAARAALRRLDEFQARLQNISREAVETLTADFIVKCRENFVAGMDDDLNISKALAAVFELVHEGNRRMDEDALTAEDAGEIQNLLQQFDDVLGFVISDVEETADASVWTLVEARRQARKNKDWAEADRVRDAILAKGWIVKDTPDGPKVQRK